A region from the Ciconia boyciana chromosome 1, ASM3463844v1, whole genome shotgun sequence genome encodes:
- the LOC140647922 gene encoding granulocyte-macrophage colony-stimulating factor receptor subunit alpha-like: MGFQGGGMNGTAIENFVCVIFNVSFMNCTWQAGRTASEDTQYFLYWKTSSKEDFTGCQNYIKDNCGRHTGCRFQNVTIENKRAYFLVNGSRSGQNIQSYKEIIKLYKIERLTPPLNVTVNCTEASHGCEIRWQPPCTSHVKKHACFKYEIVIENKADPEKNIKSKTEGSSTGNSYIFESFSAEKRYSVKIRATDNGCLVSTSWGEWSTPVEFGKEQFTSTSSYMLFLTPVLAASLVLFLCIPSIYLKKTSATVPQPRDPFHEISPTDFQTEYKNQLIKHETEEIITIIEEVT, translated from the exons GCATGAATGGGACAGCCATTGAAAATTTTGTCTgtgtcatttttaatgtttccttcaTGAACTGCACTTGGCAGGCGGGCAGGACTGCTTCAGAAGATACCCAATATTTCCTGTACTGGAAGACCTCCTC GAAGGAAGATTTCACAGGATGCCAGAATTACATCAAAGATAATTGTGGAAGGCACACAGGATGTAGATTCCAAAATGTGACAATAGAAAATAAGAGAGCCTATTTCCTGGTAAACGGGTCTAGAAGTGGACAAAACATTCAGTCGTATAAGGAGATAATTAAACTGTACAAAATTg AAAGACTCACCCCTCCATTAAATGTTACTGTGAACTGTACAGAAGCTTCTCATGGTTGTGAAATTCGGTGGCAACCACCTTGCACAAGTCATGTGAAAAAACATGCTTGTTTCAAATATGAAATTGTCATAGAAAACAAG GCTGATCCTGAGAAAAACATCAAGTCTAAAACA GAaggaagcagcacaggaaaCTCCTACATATTTGAGAgcttcagtgcagaaaaaagGTACAGTGTCAAAATCAGAGCAACTGACAATGGCTGTTTAGTGAGCACAAGCTGGGGAGAGTGGAGTACACCCGTAGAGTTTG gaaaagaaCAATTTACATCTACTTCTTCATATATGTTATTTCTGACACCAGTGCTGGCAGCAAGTCTCGTACTTTTTCTCTGCATACC aagcatttatttgaaaaaaacatctgCTACAGTACCACAGCCAAGAGACCCATTCCATGAGATCTCTCCAACAGATTTCCAg ACAGAATATAAGAATCAATTAATAAAGcatgaaactgaagaaataataacaattatTGAAGAAGTCACATAA